One genomic window of Penaeus chinensis breed Huanghai No. 1 chromosome 35, ASM1920278v2, whole genome shotgun sequence includes the following:
- the LOC125044121 gene encoding basic proline-rich protein-like translates to PPPPPPPPPPPPPPPPPPPPPPPPSPPPPPPPPPPPPPPPPPPPPPPPPPPPPPPPPPPPPPPPPPPPPPPPPPPPPPPPPPPPPPPPPPPPPPPPPPPPPPPPPPPPPPPPPPPPPPPPPPPPPPPPPPPPPPPPPPPPPPPPPPPPPPPPPPPPPPPPPPPPPPPPPPPPPPPPPPPPPPPPPPPPPPPPPPPPPPPPPPPPPPPPPPPPPPPPPPPPPPPPPPPPPPPPPPPPPPPPPPPPPPPPPPPPPPPPPPPPPPPPPPPPSPPPPPPPPPPPPPPPPPPPPPPPPPPPPPPPPPPPPPPPPPPPPPPPPPPPPPPPPPPPPPPPPPPPPPPPPPPPPPPPPPPPPPPPPPPPPPPPPPPPPPPPPPPPPPPPPPPPPPPPPPPPPPPPPPPPPPPPPPPPPPPPPPPPPPPPPPPPPPPPPPPPPPPPPPPPPPPPPPPPPPPPPPPPPPPPPPPPPPPPPPPPPPPPPPPPPPPPPPPPPPPPPPPPPPPAPIRDLVCRGPSDTCRQVYIPLTPQQRDFHPSHLVTC, encoded by the exons cccccccccccccccccccccccccccccccccccccccccccccccccccccccccccccccccccccccctccccccccccccccccccccccccccccccccccccccccccccccccccccccccccccccccccccccccccccccccccccccccccccccccccccccccccccccccccccccccccccccccccccccccccccccccccccccccccccccccccccccccccccccctcccccccccccccccccccccccccccccccccccccccccccccccccccccccccccccccccccccccccccccccccccccccccccccccccccccccccccccccccccccccccccccccccccccccccccccccccccccccccccccccccccccccccccccccccccccccccccccccccccccccccccccccccccccccccccccccccccccccccccccccccccccccccccccccccccccccccccccccccccccccccccccccccccccccccccccccccccccccccccccccccccccccccccccccccccccccccccccccccccccccccccccccccccccccccccctcccccccccccccccccccccccccccccccccccccccccccccccccccccccccccccccccccccccccccccccccccccccccccccccccccccccccccccccccccccccccccccccccccccccccccccccccccccccccccccccccccccccccccccctcccccccccccccccccccccccccccccccccccccccccccccccccccccccccccccccccccccccccccccccccccccccccccccccccccccccccccccccccccccccccccccccccccccccccccccccccccccccccccccccccccccccccccccccccccccccccccccccccccccccccccccccccccccccccccccccccccccccccccccccccccccccccccccccccccccccccccccccccccccccccccccccccccccccccccccccccccccccccccccccccccccccccccccccccccccccccccccccccccccccccccccccccccccccccccccccccccccccccccccccccccccccccccccccccccccccccccccccccccccccccccccccccccccccccccccccccccccccccccccccccccccccccccccccccccccccccccccccccccccccccccccccccccccccccccccccccccccccccccccccccccccccccccccccccccccccccccccccccccccccccccccccccccccccccccccccccccccccccccccccccccccccccccccccccccccccccccccccccccccccccccccccccccc GCGCCGATCCGCGACCTGGTTTGCCGTGGCCCCAGCGATACTTGCAGACAAGTTTACATTCCCCTAACTCCTCAGCAGCGAGACTTTCACCCCTCCCACCTTGTCACCTGCTGA